The following proteins are co-located in the Candidatus Omnitrophota bacterium genome:
- the rpoC gene encoding DNA-directed RNA polymerase subunit beta', with translation MTEEIPQFNAITIRIAAPQTIKSWSKGEVKKPETINYRTLKPEKDGLFCERIFGPTKDYECNCGKYKRIKHKGIICDRCGVEVTRSSVRRERMGHIDLACPVSHVWFFKVMPSRIGALLGISTRDLEKVLYYEEYIVIDPGETSLKKLDLLPEERYKEYREKFGQTFTAKMGAEAVKDLLKEMDLDKLANKVKREIKDSKSDNTQKKSAKLLRLIDAFKGSGNRPESMILEIIPVIPPDLRPLVPLDGGRFATSDLNDLYRRVINRNNRLKKLIELKAPEIIIRNEKRMLQEAVDALFDNGRHGRPVLGPGNRPLKSLSDMLKGKQGRFRQNLLGKRVDYSGRSVIVVGPELKLNECGLPKKMALELFEPFIIKKLKEKGFVHTIKSAKKMVEKAKLEVWDILDDVIKDHPVMLNRAPTLHRLGIQAFQPILIEGNAIRIHPLVCTAFNADFDGDQMAVHVPLSIEAQMEVSLLMMSANNIFSPADGRPITTPTQDIVLGCHYLTKERPGAKGEGITFASPEEVIVAYQDEEVELHAKVKVDIDGKITGTTVGRIMFNQVLPEGIGYVNDTMDKSRLSKLINKCYKIKGHQTVIKLLDDLKRMGFEEATKAGLSISVSDLVIPEKKKEFIDKTKEKVKHVEDQYKRGLITDRERYQKILDLWTHATDDVSDLIFRELDPFNPVFMMADSGARGSKLQIRQLAGMRGLMAKPSGEIIETPITANFREGLTVLEYFISSHGARKGLADTALKTADSGYLTRRLVDVAQDVIISVDDCGTLNGILISAIIEGDEVVVKLSERIIGRVALDNIVDVITDTVLVEAGSEITEDKAKQIEEAGIEKIRIRSVLTCEARHGVCVKCYGRNLATGRIVEPGEAVGIVAAQSIGEPGTQLTMRTFHIGGTARRIVEQSYIESKNKGTVKYHNLKVVKTRKEGEFIVLNRNGQLSINDASGRELERYTVPQGAIIRVEEEKTVDAGVIFVIWDPYTVPILTEVGGNIKYEDIKEGVTMREEVDPVTKLKNRVIVEHKGDYHPQVLVLNDKDEVLAIYPIPANAHIVVGDGKSVAAGDIVAKTPRLITKTKDITGGLPRVAELFEARRPKDPAVVSEIDGIVEFGESKKGQKRVVVTSTTGMKKEYMIPHGKHLNVYKGDKVLSGQQLTDGPVVPQDILRVSGDKKLQEYLVNEVQEVYRLQGVNINDKHIEVIVRQMLRKMKIEDPGDTAFLNGQQVDKGIYLQENKRVVRKKGKPARATPVLLGITKASLNTESFISAASFQETTRVLADAAASGRVDYLRGLKENIIMGHLIPAGTGFETHRNIALVKNVFEEPKKTEPKEEEKAKEEK, from the coding sequence ATGACAGAAGAGATACCGCAATTTAACGCGATCACCATAAGAATAGCGGCGCCGCAGACTATCAAGTCGTGGTCCAAAGGCGAAGTCAAGAAGCCGGAGACGATCAACTACAGGACGTTGAAGCCCGAAAAAGACGGGTTGTTCTGCGAGAGGATATTCGGTCCGACTAAGGACTACGAGTGCAACTGCGGCAAATATAAGAGGATAAAGCACAAAGGCATAATCTGCGACCGCTGCGGCGTAGAGGTCACGCGGTCGAGCGTCAGGCGCGAAAGGATGGGTCACATAGACCTTGCCTGCCCAGTATCGCACGTCTGGTTCTTCAAGGTCATGCCCTCCAGGATAGGGGCGCTTCTCGGCATAAGCACCAGGGACCTGGAGAAGGTCCTCTATTACGAAGAGTATATAGTCATCGACCCCGGCGAGACGTCATTGAAGAAGCTCGATCTTCTGCCGGAAGAGAGATATAAAGAATACAGGGAGAAGTTCGGCCAGACGTTCACGGCAAAGATGGGGGCCGAGGCGGTGAAGGACCTTTTGAAGGAGATGGACCTCGATAAGCTGGCGAACAAGGTCAAGAGAGAGATCAAGGACTCAAAGTCCGACAACACGCAGAAGAAGAGCGCCAAACTTCTCCGGCTCATCGACGCGTTCAAAGGTTCCGGCAACAGACCCGAATCGATGATATTGGAGATAATCCCGGTCATACCGCCCGACCTTAGGCCGCTTGTGCCGCTTGACGGCGGAAGGTTCGCGACGAGCGATCTGAACGACCTCTACCGCAGGGTCATCAACAGGAATAATCGTCTCAAAAAACTTATTGAACTGAAGGCGCCCGAGATCATAATAAGGAACGAGAAGAGGATGCTGCAGGAGGCGGTCGACGCCCTCTTCGATAACGGCAGGCACGGCAGGCCGGTCCTCGGACCGGGCAACAGGCCCCTCAAGTCGCTGAGCGATATGCTGAAGGGCAAACAGGGCCGGTTCCGGCAGAACCTTCTCGGGAAGAGGGTCGACTACTCGGGCAGGAGCGTCATCGTGGTCGGGCCTGAGCTTAAATTGAACGAATGCGGGTTGCCGAAGAAGATGGCGCTGGAGCTCTTCGAACCATTCATAATAAAGAAGCTTAAAGAGAAGGGGTTTGTCCACACTATCAAGAGCGCGAAGAAGATGGTCGAGAAGGCGAAACTCGAGGTATGGGACATACTCGACGACGTCATAAAGGACCACCCCGTAATGCTGAACAGGGCCCCTACGCTTCACCGGTTGGGCATACAGGCATTCCAGCCGATACTGATAGAAGGCAATGCCATAAGGATACATCCGCTCGTCTGCACGGCATTCAACGCCGACTTTGACGGAGACCAGATGGCGGTCCATGTGCCGCTTTCGATAGAGGCGCAGATGGAAGTGAGCCTCCTGATGATGTCGGCGAACAATATATTCTCTCCGGCCGACGGCCGTCCGATAACGACGCCGACCCAGGACATAGTCCTGGGGTGCCACTATCTCACCAAGGAGAGGCCCGGGGCGAAGGGGGAGGGCATAACCTTCGCTTCGCCCGAGGAGGTCATAGTCGCATATCAGGACGAAGAGGTGGAGCTGCACGCCAAGGTGAAGGTGGACATAGACGGAAAGATAACCGGTACGACGGTCGGCAGGATCATGTTCAACCAGGTGCTCCCGGAAGGCATCGGATATGTGAACGATACCATGGATAAGTCGCGGTTGAGCAAACTGATCAACAAGTGCTATAAGATCAAGGGCCACCAGACGGTCATAAAGCTTCTCGACGATCTGAAGAGGATGGGTTTTGAGGAAGCCACAAAGGCGGGCCTCTCGATCTCGGTGAGCGACCTGGTCATCCCGGAGAAGAAGAAAGAGTTCATAGATAAGACGAAAGAGAAGGTCAAGCACGTAGAGGACCAGTATAAACGCGGCTTGATAACCGACAGGGAGCGTTATCAGAAGATACTCGACCTCTGGACGCACGCTACGGACGATGTCTCCGACCTTATATTCAGGGAGCTCGACCCGTTCAACCCCGTATTCATGATGGCCGATTCCGGCGCGCGAGGTTCAAAGCTGCAGATACGCCAGCTCGCCGGCATGAGAGGCCTCATGGCCAAGCCGTCAGGCGAGATCATCGAGACGCCTATTACGGCCAATTTCCGCGAAGGGTTGACCGTCCTCGAATACTTCATATCGTCCCACGGGGCCCGCAAGGGTCTGGCCGATACCGCTCTTAAGACCGCCGATTCCGGGTATCTGACCCGGCGTCTCGTCGACGTGGCGCAGGACGTCATCATCTCGGTGGACGATTGCGGCACGCTTAACGGGATACTCATAAGCGCCATAATCGAGGGTGACGAAGTCGTCGTGAAGCTTTCCGAGCGTATCATAGGAAGGGTCGCCCTGGATAATATAGTCGATGTCATCACCGATACGGTCCTGGTGGAAGCAGGCAGCGAGATAACCGAAGATAAGGCGAAGCAGATAGAAGAGGCGGGCATAGAGAAGATAAGGATCCGGAGCGTCCTGACATGCGAAGCGAGGCACGGCGTCTGTGTCAAATGCTACGGGCGTAACCTGGCGACCGGCAGGATAGTCGAGCCGGGTGAGGCGGTGGGCATAGTCGCCGCCCAGTCGATAGGTGAGCCCGGTACGCAGCTGACGATGAGGACGTTCCATATCGGAGGCACCGCGAGAAGGATCGTCGAACAGTCCTACATAGAGTCGAAGAATAAGGGAACGGTCAAATATCATAACCTCAAAGTGGTAAAGACGAGGAAAGAAGGCGAATTCATCGTCCTTAACAGGAACGGCCAGTTGAGCATAAACGACGCCAGCGGCCGGGAGCTCGAGCGTTACACGGTGCCGCAGGGCGCTATAATAAGGGTCGAAGAAGAGAAGACGGTCGACGCCGGAGTCATATTCGTCATATGGGACCCGTATACCGTCCCAATATTGACCGAGGTCGGCGGGAATATAAAGTATGAGGATATCAAGGAAGGCGTCACTATGCGGGAGGAGGTCGACCCCGTAACTAAACTTAAGAACAGGGTCATCGTAGAACATAAAGGTGACTACCATCCTCAGGTGCTCGTGTTGAACGATAAGGACGAGGTCCTGGCCATATATCCCATCCCGGCCAACGCGCACATAGTGGTAGGTGACGGAAAGAGTGTGGCGGCCGGAGATATAGTAGCCAAGACGCCGCGCCTCATAACAAAGACGAAAGATATAACGGGAGGTCTCCCCAGGGTAGCCGAGCTCTTTGAAGCCAGGAGGCCCAAGGACCCGGCCGTGGTAAGCGAAATAGACGGCATCGTGGAATTCGGGGAGTCGAAGAAGGGGCAGAAGCGCGTTGTGGTCACATCGACGACAGGTATGAAGAAGGAATATATGATCCCGCACGGAAAGCACCTCAACGTCTACAAGGGCGATAAGGTGCTCTCCGGGCAGCAGCTCACGGACGGTCCCGTTGTGCCTCAGGATATCCTGAGGGTCTCCGGGGATAAGAAGCTGCAGGAATACCTTGTGAACGAGGTCCAGGAAGTATACAGGCTACAGGGTGTAAATATAAACGATAAGCACATAGAGGTGATCGTCAGACAGATGCTGCGGAAGATGAAGATCGAGGATCCGGGCGACACCGCTTTCCTGAACGGACAGCAGGTGGACAAAGGGATATATCTGCAGGAGAATAAGAGGGTCGTCAGGAAGAAAGGGAAGCCCGCGCGGGCCACTCCGGTGCTTCTGGGGATCACCAAGGCGTCGCTCAATACGGAGAGCTTCATATCCGCGGCAAGCTTCCAGGAGACGACCAGGGTCCTTGCGGACGCGGCGGCCTCAGGCAGGGTCGATTATCTGAGAGGATTGAAAGAGAATATAATCATGGGACATCTCATCCCGGCCGGGACAGGATTCGAAACGCACAGGAATATAGCACTCGTTAAGAACGTTTTTGAAGAGCCCAAGAAGACCGAACCTAAGGAAGAAGAAAAGGCAAAGGAAGAAAAGTAA
- the rpoB gene encoding DNA-directed RNA polymerase subunit beta, producing the protein MIKRKNYAKIEECFEIPNLLEIQLQSYEEFLQKDVAKAKRKNLGLESAFREIFPMESPDGEYRLEYLSYGIGKPKYGIFECQKRGMSYAGPLRVMLRLKSKKETKEQEVYLGDIPLMTETGTFIVNGDERVVVSQLHRSPGISFESEMHPTGKKIFSARIIPYRGAWLEFEFDANDVLHVYVDRRRKFLATTLLRVFGYSTDDDILKAFCGIDKHDLTRSAQLKEMAGQVLAKDVVSKESGSVIAEKNTKITSELADKIWDASVRHVEVFKTVIPEMTNTLKKDHAKTREDALMEVYRKLRPGDPPTVESSANLVNKLLFDPKRYDLGQVGRHMLNRKLGMKVSLDERLITPETLVQVVLKLLAIKGGEGEIDDIDHLGNRRVRCVGELLLNQLRIGLVRVERTAKERMNLYDLANVMPHQLINAKLISSAIRDFFGRSQLSQFMDQTNPLAELTHKRRLSALGPGGLNRERAGFEVRDVHYTHYGRLCPIETPEGPNIGLISSLSTYGKINEFGFIETPYRKVTEGRVTDKIEYLSADIEDMYMIAQANSKLDSKGYLSEDKVFCRYKDDFVQANPKEVQYMDVSPRQLVSAAASLIPFLEHDDANRALMGSNMQRQAVPLLDTEAPLVGTGMEYLSARDSGSVVVAKNSGTVTAVDSTEIVVSGERYPLRKYERSNANTCINQRPLVKLGQKVKEGEVLADGAATKDGELALGRNILVAFMPWRGYNFEDAILLNEKMVSEDRYTSIHIEEFEIEARDTRLGNEEITRDIPNVSEEALANLDEGGIIRIGAEVEPGDILVGKVTPKSETELSPEEKLLRAIFGEKAGDVRDASLIASPGVEGIVVDVRIFSRREARSKTKEERAAEVKEIKEIEKIYEAQIEKIKEEKYRKTHKLLVGQKLAAGLLDQESGRALIAQGRTVRVKDLKKIVEKGDLESVKIVNNPDQEQEIARITRLLDAQIEDISFEMEREIDRVKRGDELPPGVLKKVKVYVASKKKISVGDKMAGRHGNKGVIAKILPEEDMPFLADGTPVEVVLNPLGVPSRMNVGQILETHLGWAAKLLGFHVSSPVFDGATEVEIKDEMKKAQIPLDGKVAVYDGLTGRQFDQKVTVGYIYMMKLAHLVDDKIHARSIGPYSLVTQQPLGGKAQFGGQRFGEMEVWALEAYGAAFTLQELLTVKSDDVLGRTKIYEAIVKGENKLQTGTPESFNVLIKELQSLCLDLKMEKKALPEEE; encoded by the coding sequence ATGACGGAGACGGGCACCTTCATCGTGAACGGCGATGAACGCGTCGTGGTGAGCCAGCTTCACCGTTCTCCGGGCATATCCTTCGAATCGGAGATGCATCCGACCGGTAAAAAGATATTCTCCGCGAGGATAATACCGTACAGGGGGGCATGGCTTGAATTCGAATTCGACGCAAATGACGTCCTCCACGTATATGTCGACAGGCGCCGGAAATTCCTGGCCACAACGCTCCTAAGGGTATTCGGGTACTCTACCGACGACGATATATTGAAGGCGTTCTGCGGGATAGATAAGCACGACCTGACCAGGTCCGCGCAACTTAAAGAGATGGCAGGCCAGGTGCTGGCCAAAGACGTCGTCTCCAAAGAGTCGGGCTCGGTCATAGCCGAGAAGAATACCAAGATAACGAGCGAGCTTGCGGATAAGATCTGGGACGCGTCGGTCAGGCACGTAGAGGTATTCAAGACCGTTATACCGGAGATGACCAATACCCTCAAGAAGGACCACGCCAAGACCAGGGAAGACGCGCTGATGGAAGTATACAGGAAACTGCGTCCCGGCGATCCTCCGACAGTCGAATCATCCGCTAACCTGGTCAACAAACTGTTATTCGATCCCAAGAGATACGATCTCGGCCAGGTCGGCCGGCATATGCTTAACAGGAAACTGGGCATGAAGGTCTCCCTGGACGAACGGCTTATAACGCCAGAGACGCTGGTCCAGGTGGTCCTGAAATTGCTGGCCATCAAGGGCGGCGAAGGCGAGATAGACGATATAGACCACCTGGGTAACAGGCGCGTGCGCTGCGTCGGAGAGCTCCTCCTGAACCAGCTGCGCATAGGGCTGGTAAGGGTAGAGCGTACCGCTAAAGAGCGTATGAACCTTTACGACCTTGCCAATGTGATGCCTCACCAGCTGATAAATGCCAAGCTCATATCGAGCGCCATAAGGGATTTTTTCGGACGCAGCCAGCTCTCGCAGTTCATGGACCAGACCAACCCGCTTGCCGAGTTGACACACAAGCGCCGCCTTAGCGCGCTGGGCCCCGGCGGGTTGAACAGGGAGAGGGCAGGTTTTGAGGTCCGCGACGTTCATTATACCCACTACGGCCGGCTCTGTCCGATAGAGACGCCGGAAGGGCCGAATATCGGACTGATATCGTCGCTCAGCACATACGGCAAAATAAACGAATTCGGTTTCATAGAGACACCCTATCGTAAAGTCACGGAGGGGCGCGTTACGGATAAGATAGAGTACCTCTCCGCCGATATAGAAGATATGTACATGATAGCCCAGGCGAACTCCAAGCTCGATTCTAAGGGGTACCTTTCCGAGGATAAGGTCTTTTGCCGTTACAAGGACGATTTCGTGCAGGCGAACCCGAAAGAGGTGCAGTATATGGATGTCTCGCCGAGGCAGCTCGTCTCGGCCGCAGCCAGCCTAATACCGTTCCTTGAGCATGACGATGCTAACCGCGCGCTCATGGGATCGAACATGCAGCGCCAGGCGGTCCCGCTCCTCGATACGGAAGCGCCTCTGGTCGGCACCGGCATGGAGTATCTATCGGCCAGGGATTCCGGGTCGGTGGTCGTCGCCAAAAACTCGGGCACGGTAACCGCGGTCGACAGCACGGAGATAGTGGTAAGCGGCGAGCGCTACCCCCTGCGTAAATACGAGCGCTCGAACGCGAACACATGCATAAATCAGAGGCCGCTGGTAAAGCTGGGCCAGAAGGTCAAAGAGGGAGAGGTATTGGCGGACGGGGCCGCCACGAAAGACGGGGAACTTGCCCTTGGGCGTAATATACTCGTGGCGTTCATGCCATGGCGCGGCTATAACTTTGAGGATGCCATACTGCTGAATGAGAAGATGGTCAGCGAGGACAGGTATACCTCTATACATATAGAGGAATTCGAGATAGAGGCGCGCGACACCCGCCTGGGGAACGAAGAGATCACAAGGGACATACCGAACGTGAGCGAAGAGGCGCTGGCCAATCTCGATGAGGGCGGAATAATAAGGATCGGCGCGGAGGTCGAACCGGGCGATATCCTTGTGGGGAAGGTGACGCCCAAGTCGGAGACGGAGCTTTCGCCGGAGGAGAAACTGCTGAGGGCCATATTCGGCGAAAAGGCAGGCGACGTCCGGGACGCATCGCTTATCGCTTCTCCCGGGGTAGAGGGTATAGTCGTAGACGTCAGGATATTTTCCAGGCGCGAAGCCCGGTCCAAGACCAAAGAGGAGAGGGCGGCGGAAGTAAAAGAGATAAAAGAGATAGAGAAGATATATGAGGCACAGATAGAGAAGATAAAGGAAGAGAAGTACAGGAAGACCCACAAGCTTCTCGTCGGCCAGAAACTCGCGGCAGGCCTCCTGGACCAGGAATCGGGCAGGGCGCTGATCGCCCAGGGCAGGACCGTGCGGGTCAAGGACCTCAAGAAGATAGTCGAAAAAGGAGACCTGGAGAGCGTAAAGATAGTCAATAACCCCGACCAGGAGCAGGAGATAGCCAGGATCACCCGTCTCCTCGATGCGCAGATAGAGGACATATCTTTCGAGATGGAGCGCGAGATCGACAGGGTGAAACGCGGCGACGAGCTCCCCCCGGGTGTATTGAAGAAGGTCAAGGTATACGTAGCGAGCAAGAAGAAGATATCGGTGGGAGACAAGATGGCGGGCCGGCACGGGAATAAGGGTGTCATCGCGAAGATCCTCCCCGAAGAAGATATGCCGTTCCTGGCGGACGGTACACCCGTAGAAGTGGTCCTGAATCCGCTGGGCGTGCCCAGCCGTATGAACGTAGGTCAGATACTTGAGACGCACCTTGGGTGGGCGGCCAAGCTATTAGGTTTCCATGTGTCGAGCCCGGTATTCGACGGCGCGACCGAGGTAGAGATAAAAGATGAGATGAAGAAGGCCCAGATACCGCTTGACGGCAAGGTGGCGGTCTATGACGGCCTCACGGGAAGGCAGTTCGACCAGAAGGTCACGGTCGGCTACATCTATATGATGAAGCTCGCCCACCTCGTAGATGACAAGATACACGCCAGGTCGATCGGTCCGTACTCGCTCGTAACCCAGCAGCCGCTCGGCGGCAAAGCGCAGTTCGGCGGCCAGAGGTTCGGAGAGATGGAAGTGTGGGCGCTTGAGGCATACGGGGCCGCCTTTACGCTCCAGGAGCTGCTCACCGTGAAGAGCGACGATGTGCTCGGCAGGACCAAGATATATGAGGCGATCGTAAAGGGAGAGAATAAGCTTCAGACAGGGACGCCGGAGTCGTTCAATGTCCTTATAAAAGAGCTCCAGAGCTTATGCCTGGACCTTAAGATGGAAAAGAAGGCTTTGCCGGAAGAGGAATAA